One genomic region from Solwaraspora sp. WMMD792 encodes:
- a CDS encoding thioredoxin domain-containing protein: MNRLGEATSPYLQQHADNPVDWWPWCPEAFDEARRRDVPVLISVGYAACHWCHVMAHESFEDDAVGQLINDNFVAIKVDREERPDVDAVYLAATQAMTGQGGWPMTVFATADGTPFFCGTYFPQANFVRLLHSVGAAWRDQRDAVLRQGAAVAEAVGGAQAVGGATTPLTADLLDAAAATLGKEYDPTHGGFGGAPKFPPHLSLLFLLRHHQRTGAADSLEIVQHTCEAMARGGIYDQLAGGFARYAVDGTWTVPHFEKMLYDNALLLRVYTLLWRLTGDRMAGRIARETVRFLAEALAVPGGGFASALDADTGGVEGATYVWTPQQLIEVLGEADGRWAADLYGVTGDGSFEHGTSVLRLARDVDDTPPQQLDRIRAALRRARAGRPQPARDDKVVTAWNGLAVTALVEFATAADALTGADALAGADTLAGAAAGTDGDVELATELAVATGAHLARTHLVGGRLRRVSRDGLVGAPDGVLEDYGCLAEAFCSLHQLTGERRWLDLAGELLDVALARFAADNGGFYDTADDAEQLVARPADPTDNATASGLSATAAALTGYAALRGAPQYRAAAEAALATVAPVVARHARFTGYAAAVGEALLSGPYEIAVVTEDPTGDPLLRAARRHAPPGAVVVAGRPDQAGVPLLADRPMIGGASTAYVCRGFVCDRPVTSVADLVAQLG, translated from the coding sequence GCGACCAGCCCGTACCTGCAGCAGCATGCCGACAACCCGGTCGACTGGTGGCCGTGGTGCCCGGAGGCGTTCGACGAGGCCCGCCGCCGGGACGTGCCGGTGCTGATCTCGGTCGGGTACGCGGCCTGCCACTGGTGCCATGTGATGGCGCACGAGTCGTTCGAGGACGACGCGGTCGGGCAGTTGATCAACGACAACTTCGTCGCGATCAAAGTGGACCGGGAGGAACGCCCCGACGTGGACGCGGTCTACCTGGCCGCGACCCAGGCGATGACCGGTCAGGGCGGCTGGCCGATGACCGTGTTCGCCACCGCCGACGGCACCCCGTTCTTCTGCGGGACCTACTTCCCGCAGGCGAACTTCGTCCGGCTGCTCCACTCGGTCGGTGCCGCCTGGCGCGACCAGCGCGACGCCGTGCTGCGCCAGGGGGCCGCGGTAGCCGAGGCGGTCGGCGGCGCGCAGGCGGTCGGCGGGGCGACCACGCCGTTGACCGCCGACCTGCTCGACGCCGCCGCGGCGACGCTGGGCAAGGAGTACGACCCGACGCACGGCGGGTTCGGCGGGGCACCGAAGTTCCCCCCGCATCTCAGCCTGCTCTTCCTGCTGCGGCATCATCAACGCACCGGCGCCGCCGACAGCCTGGAGATCGTCCAGCACACCTGCGAGGCGATGGCCCGGGGCGGCATCTACGACCAACTCGCCGGGGGCTTCGCCCGGTACGCGGTGGACGGCACCTGGACGGTGCCGCACTTCGAGAAGATGCTCTACGACAACGCGCTGCTGCTGCGGGTCTACACGCTGCTGTGGCGGCTCACCGGCGACCGGATGGCCGGTCGGATCGCCCGGGAGACGGTCCGCTTCCTCGCCGAGGCGCTCGCCGTACCCGGTGGTGGCTTCGCCTCCGCGTTGGACGCCGACACCGGCGGGGTCGAAGGCGCCACCTACGTGTGGACTCCGCAGCAGCTGATCGAGGTCCTCGGCGAGGCCGACGGCCGGTGGGCGGCCGACCTGTACGGGGTGACCGGCGACGGCAGCTTCGAACACGGCACCAGCGTGCTGCGGCTGGCCCGTGACGTCGACGACACGCCACCGCAGCAGCTGGACCGGATCCGGGCGGCGCTGCGCCGGGCCCGTGCCGGCCGGCCGCAGCCGGCCCGCGACGACAAGGTGGTGACCGCCTGGAACGGCCTGGCCGTCACCGCACTGGTCGAGTTCGCCACCGCCGCCGACGCCCTGACTGGTGCCGACGCCCTGGCCGGTGCCGATACCCTGGCCGGTGCCGCGGCCGGCACCGACGGCGACGTCGAGCTGGCCACCGAGTTGGCGGTTGCGACCGGGGCGCATCTGGCCCGTACCCACCTGGTCGGCGGGCGGCTGCGCCGGGTCTCCCGGGACGGTCTGGTCGGCGCGCCAGACGGGGTGCTGGAGGACTACGGCTGCCTCGCCGAGGCGTTCTGCTCGCTGCACCAGCTCACCGGGGAACGCCGATGGCTGGACCTCGCCGGTGAGCTGCTGGACGTCGCGTTGGCCCGGTTCGCCGCCGACAACGGCGGCTTCTACGACACCGCCGACGACGCCGAACAGCTGGTCGCCCGGCCGGCGGACCCGACCGACAACGCCACCGCGTCCGGGCTGTCGGCCACCGCCGCCGCGCTCACCGGGTACGCGGCGCTGCGTGGCGCCCCGCAGTACCGGGCCGCCGCCGAGGCCGCGCTGGCCACCGTCGCGCCGGTGGTCGCCCGGCATGCCCGGTTCACCGGCTACGCCGCCGCCGTCGGCGAGGCGCTGCTGTCCGGTCCGTACGAGATCGCCGTGGTCACCGAGGACCCGACCGGTGACCCGCTGCTACGGGCGGCGCGGCGGCACGCGCCGCCCGGTGCGGTGGTGGTGGCCGGCCGTCCCGACCAGGCCGGCGTACCGCTGCTGGCGGACCGGCCGATGATCGGCGGGGCGTCGACCGCGTACGTCTGCCGGGGCTTCGTCTGCGACCGGCCGGTCACCTCCGTCGCGGACCTGGTCGCGCAGCTGGGTTAG
- a CDS encoding 5-(carboxyamino)imidazole ribonucleotide synthase — translation MDTRTGLPVVGMVGGGQLARMTHQAAIALGQSLRVLARTPEDGAALVAADVQYGEHTDLAALRTFAKGCDVVTFDHEHVPGEHIRALAADGVRIHPGADALRCAQDKAVMRQRLTELGAPVPRWRRIGSVDELAEFGAEVGWPVVVKTARGGYDGRGVWLLDTPAELVAAGLDPAGPSADPAVELIAEERVKLVRELAVQVARSPFGQLAVYPVVETVQRDGICVEVLAPAPALPQPLALAAQQLAIDLASALDVVGLLAVELFEVTGGGGLVVNELAMRPHNSGHWTIEGARTSQFEQHLRAVLDYPMGDTGLTAPAVVMANVLGGADGGMGIDERLHHLFATDPGAKVHLYGKQVRPGRKIGHVTVLGEDLTDVRNRAARAARWLQEGR, via the coding sequence ATGGATACCCGTACCGGACTGCCCGTCGTCGGCATGGTGGGTGGTGGGCAGCTCGCCCGGATGACCCATCAGGCCGCGATCGCGCTCGGCCAGTCGCTGCGCGTGCTGGCCCGTACGCCGGAGGACGGCGCCGCCCTGGTCGCCGCCGACGTGCAGTACGGCGAGCACACCGACCTCGCCGCGCTGCGTACCTTCGCCAAGGGCTGCGATGTGGTCACCTTCGACCACGAGCACGTGCCGGGCGAGCACATCCGGGCGCTGGCCGCCGACGGGGTGCGGATCCACCCGGGCGCCGACGCGCTGCGCTGTGCCCAGGACAAGGCGGTGATGCGGCAGCGGCTGACCGAGCTGGGTGCCCCGGTGCCGCGCTGGCGGCGGATCGGCTCGGTCGACGAGCTGGCCGAGTTCGGCGCCGAGGTCGGCTGGCCGGTGGTGGTCAAGACCGCGCGCGGCGGCTACGACGGCCGCGGGGTGTGGTTGCTGGACACGCCGGCCGAGCTGGTCGCCGCCGGGCTCGACCCGGCCGGCCCGTCGGCCGACCCGGCGGTGGAGCTGATCGCCGAGGAGCGGGTGAAGCTGGTCCGCGAGCTGGCGGTACAGGTGGCCCGCTCGCCGTTCGGTCAGCTGGCGGTCTACCCGGTGGTGGAGACCGTGCAACGGGACGGCATCTGTGTCGAGGTGCTGGCGCCCGCGCCCGCCCTGCCGCAGCCGCTCGCCCTGGCGGCCCAGCAGCTGGCCATCGACCTGGCCAGCGCGCTCGACGTGGTCGGGCTGCTGGCGGTGGAGCTGTTCGAGGTGACCGGTGGCGGTGGCCTGGTGGTCAACGAGCTGGCGATGCGGCCGCACAATTCCGGGCACTGGACCATCGAGGGGGCCCGTACCTCCCAGTTCGAGCAGCATCTGCGGGCGGTCCTGGACTATCCGATGGGTGACACCGGGCTGACCGCCCCGGCGGTGGTGATGGCCAACGTGCTGGGCGGCGCGGATGGCGGGATGGGCATCGACGAGCGGCTGCACCACCTGTTCGCGACCGACCCCGGCGCCAAGGTCCACCTGTACGGCAAACAGGTCCGGCCGGGCCGCAAGATCGGCCACGTGACGGTGCTCGGCGAGGATCTGACGGACGTCCGGAACCGGGCCGCCCGGGCCGCCCGCTGGCTACAGGAGGGTCGATGA
- the purE gene encoding 5-(carboxyamino)imidazole ribonucleotide mutase has protein sequence MIGVIMGSDSDWPTMRAAAEALAEFDVEHEVRVISAHRTPHGMLDYAGTAADRGIQVIIAGAGGAAHLPGMVASATPLPVIGVPVPLKHLDGMDSLLSIVQMPAGVPVATVSIGGARNAGLLAVRILAATDPGLRARMLAYQQELVELVATKDAALQASRGGTT, from the coding sequence ATGATCGGCGTCATCATGGGCAGCGACTCGGACTGGCCGACGATGCGGGCCGCCGCCGAGGCTCTCGCCGAGTTCGACGTCGAGCACGAGGTGCGGGTGATCTCGGCGCACCGCACCCCGCACGGCATGCTCGACTATGCCGGCACCGCCGCCGACCGTGGCATCCAGGTGATCATCGCCGGGGCGGGCGGCGCGGCGCACCTGCCGGGCATGGTCGCCTCGGCGACGCCGCTGCCGGTGATCGGGGTGCCGGTGCCGTTGAAGCACCTGGACGGGATGGACTCGCTGCTGTCGATCGTGCAGATGCCGGCGGGCGTGCCGGTAGCCACGGTGTCGATCGGTGGCGCCCGCAACGCCGGTCTGCTGGCGGTGCGGATCCTCGCCGCCACCGACCCGGGGCTGCGCGCCCGGATGCTCGCCTACCAGCAGGAGCTGGTCGAACTGGTCGCCACGAAGGACGCCGCGCTGCAGGCGTCACGCGGCGGTACCACCTAG
- a CDS encoding permease, with protein MSTPYRCASCGRTVPAAATCPRCGAEQPQFAEDLARIERSIAEMKARELALAKEQKQMASDLQAAIFQRDILSTGGAAGRRGPGPRVSVRRRAGRRPPTADQGTAPPKFPRQSPNLAADDDAPPTGPPPPGSEPPGYPPAAGGDDPTQVLSSDGTRPEASAQSIQNVLLGLGALMAVVVFAAVANSALPDVTRLSVLFAGTLLLLAAPPAVAARGLTSTAETIAAVALVLVPIDGYAIWATDAVRAGPVSPSAFAGLTFAVTALVAAGYAATTGLRLPRYGMVLAIQPVVPLLGQDLIRGPAGWASALAAVAVLDLLLVRLLSGSGKLGVNWRSGSPTVARPRPDAPAGPDSGNRPGDRASGPAGPAPSGTGSDRPESAPEEADAVVEGEPPGGGAGRRQPGWLPPAPTAAVLWLRDLIWTLHGLAVTAALLFAVVAVLRADTVPATLVAAAVLLIAAGVGLVGGFTLGHPPLPDLAAGVFALAVIGAASRVAAVALPGPALLLIAAVVAVAGIGVRALPEQVRRGPQLAAAAALTVLGVLVAGGALRAALAPVRAALPAWQADLAGYQQSLVDYARPADWQLALAALLITIAAAVAMPVEWRREATVVGVTLTALAVPASFALPWYAAPWLPVLAAVAVAGTGFLTDTTRAARVHVICAAVLGTAGAGAALARPGSTAAALLVLAAAGVLIAVAGTLPEVRRRPAGDAVGGWAAGGAAFALPGGVAAFVTALVPPPGPTALAVQETTAPILAAGFLAVCGTLGYSALAQVAERQIPRPLTIGTGLGALAVTAAAFGSPGAAIADVWVAVGLLVAAGLLLMAPSIDAGRRADRLLDGPDYAAAAATAALVGTLARVSAIVVPGTELVASAALTLLVAVAVRALPEHWRRGPVLGTAVSGGVIAVLAGYTAVAGGVQALATPGQLWQADLTAWSTEVAANSWQVPLALVLLALAAAVALPRPWSFHAAGVLVALATVGTPAALGLPWWSPIVVGCLVAIGYGIVSVAANDPQAATARAGVAVAVALYAIGASLVRPWTTAAALGVVVLTCVVVAVLARVVATVTLADQTAQADQVDQAGSGPPVPNRESMPAHLSKIGGAATGAALLALPGAVAALAAALGWTTEIVLTGALAASALGVAVLAMVRRRVPHYLPYATVGLAAGATVTALASLPTSLPTGMYAAGAALLGVLAELLRAATPPPVDLSRPSRRWSGLGGRWSQPGPLEIGQEWAISPVKGALAAAALPTALAVAAVAPTLTAALVEPYRTLTAIWQGPPAGLLDPPAAAVDPTNVLAALLLTVAAALAATGFNTGQPGQAVPVVLPGVAITLLITPMSFGVGWPAGTMAALLVFAVAMVGLALTEPPPDTERHRPLRIARRLLFLIGLAAGGAGLAGALANDQLTVFTLGSSVCVGAVSAYAGRSQPARILGWLFASVMAQMFVLTMGLVAGLPPSWSAFGVLAVGAGLLLSATRLPRLSHPEAVREAAVVEWSSYAAALLALALAYDSAAHLAGLLAAWGAVLGVTATRPGRRAMERRVLFWLAVGCEITAWWMLMRITDVALTEAYTLPFAVLALLVGVLELRHRPDLSSWTAYGPALAAAFLPTLVLVISSGENSFRQVLLLLGAVGTLLVGAMSQQQAPVVVGTVVSAVTALHALTFFGPWLVLIPVGLVLLALGASSEWRRQTQERVRGALRGMR; from the coding sequence ATGAGTACGCCGTACCGCTGCGCCTCGTGCGGGCGGACCGTGCCGGCGGCGGCGACCTGCCCCCGGTGCGGTGCCGAGCAGCCGCAGTTCGCTGAGGACCTGGCCCGCATCGAGCGGTCCATCGCCGAGATGAAGGCCCGCGAGCTCGCGCTGGCCAAAGAGCAGAAGCAGATGGCCAGCGATCTGCAGGCGGCGATCTTCCAGCGGGACATCCTGTCCACCGGCGGTGCCGCCGGTCGGCGTGGCCCGGGGCCCCGGGTCTCGGTCCGCCGCCGGGCCGGGCGTCGACCGCCGACCGCCGACCAGGGCACCGCCCCGCCGAAGTTCCCCCGGCAGAGCCCCAACCTGGCCGCTGACGACGACGCGCCACCGACCGGGCCACCGCCGCCGGGCTCTGAACCGCCCGGCTACCCGCCGGCCGCCGGTGGCGACGATCCGACCCAGGTCCTGTCGTCGGACGGCACCCGACCGGAGGCGTCCGCCCAGTCGATCCAGAACGTCCTGCTCGGCCTCGGCGCGCTGATGGCGGTGGTGGTGTTCGCCGCCGTAGCCAACAGCGCGTTGCCCGACGTCACCCGGCTGAGCGTGCTGTTCGCCGGCACGCTACTGCTGCTCGCGGCACCGCCAGCGGTCGCCGCCCGCGGGCTCACCTCCACCGCGGAGACGATCGCCGCCGTGGCGCTGGTCCTCGTCCCGATCGACGGTTACGCGATCTGGGCGACCGACGCCGTCCGGGCCGGCCCGGTCAGCCCGTCGGCGTTCGCCGGCCTCACCTTCGCCGTCACCGCGCTGGTCGCCGCCGGATACGCAGCCACGACCGGGCTGCGTCTGCCCCGGTACGGCATGGTGCTCGCGATCCAGCCGGTCGTGCCGCTGCTCGGTCAGGACCTGATCCGGGGGCCGGCCGGGTGGGCGTCGGCGCTCGCCGCGGTAGCCGTGCTCGACCTGCTGCTGGTCCGGCTGCTGAGCGGCTCCGGGAAGCTCGGCGTCAACTGGCGGTCCGGGTCGCCGACGGTGGCCCGACCCCGGCCGGACGCGCCGGCCGGACCGGACAGCGGCAACCGGCCCGGCGACCGGGCCAGCGGGCCGGCCGGGCCGGCACCGTCCGGCACCGGCTCCGACCGGCCGGAGAGCGCGCCGGAAGAGGCCGACGCCGTCGTCGAGGGCGAGCCTCCCGGTGGCGGCGCCGGTCGCCGACAGCCGGGCTGGCTGCCGCCGGCACCCACTGCGGCCGTCCTCTGGCTACGCGACCTGATCTGGACCCTGCACGGGCTGGCCGTAACCGCCGCGCTGCTGTTCGCTGTGGTGGCGGTGCTGCGCGCCGACACGGTGCCCGCCACGCTGGTCGCGGCGGCGGTGCTGCTGATCGCCGCCGGGGTCGGGCTCGTCGGCGGATTCACCCTGGGCCACCCGCCGCTGCCGGACCTGGCCGCCGGCGTGTTCGCCCTGGCAGTCATCGGCGCGGCCAGCCGGGTCGCGGCGGTCGCCCTGCCGGGCCCGGCGCTGTTGTTGATCGCCGCCGTGGTCGCCGTCGCCGGGATCGGCGTACGGGCCCTGCCGGAGCAGGTCCGCCGCGGCCCGCAGCTCGCGGCGGCGGCCGCGTTGACCGTGCTCGGCGTACTCGTCGCCGGTGGCGCGCTGCGGGCGGCGCTGGCGCCGGTCCGCGCCGCGTTGCCCGCCTGGCAGGCCGACCTGGCCGGCTACCAGCAGAGCCTGGTCGACTACGCCAGGCCCGCCGACTGGCAGCTCGCCCTGGCCGCGCTGCTGATCACCATCGCGGCGGCGGTCGCCATGCCGGTCGAATGGCGTCGCGAGGCGACCGTCGTCGGCGTGACGCTGACCGCGCTGGCCGTACCGGCGTCCTTCGCCCTGCCCTGGTACGCCGCACCGTGGCTGCCGGTGCTCGCCGCCGTCGCGGTGGCCGGCACCGGTTTCCTCACCGACACCACCCGGGCCGCCCGGGTGCACGTGATCTGCGCGGCGGTGCTCGGCACCGCCGGTGCGGGTGCGGCGCTGGCCCGACCCGGCTCCACCGCTGCCGCCCTGCTGGTGCTGGCCGCCGCCGGCGTACTGATCGCAGTAGCCGGGACGCTGCCGGAGGTACGCCGCCGGCCCGCCGGGGACGCGGTCGGGGGTTGGGCCGCAGGCGGCGCCGCGTTCGCCCTGCCCGGTGGGGTGGCGGCGTTCGTCACCGCTCTGGTACCGCCGCCGGGGCCGACCGCGCTGGCCGTCCAGGAGACGACCGCCCCGATCCTGGCCGCCGGTTTCCTCGCGGTCTGCGGCACGCTCGGCTACTCGGCGCTGGCGCAGGTGGCGGAACGGCAGATCCCCCGACCGTTGACCATCGGCACCGGGCTGGGGGCGCTCGCGGTCACCGCCGCGGCGTTCGGCTCGCCCGGTGCGGCCATCGCCGACGTGTGGGTCGCCGTCGGGCTGCTGGTCGCCGCGGGGCTGCTGCTCATGGCGCCTTCGATCGACGCCGGCCGGCGGGCGGACCGGCTGCTCGACGGTCCCGACTACGCCGCGGCGGCGGCCACCGCCGCGCTGGTCGGCACGCTGGCCAGGGTCAGCGCGATCGTGGTACCCGGCACCGAACTGGTGGCCAGCGCGGCGCTGACCCTGCTGGTGGCGGTCGCCGTACGCGCCCTGCCCGAGCACTGGCGGCGCGGACCGGTCCTGGGCACCGCGGTCAGCGGTGGGGTCATCGCCGTCCTCGCCGGCTACACGGCGGTCGCCGGCGGCGTCCAGGCACTGGCCACTCCGGGCCAGCTCTGGCAGGCGGACCTGACCGCCTGGTCCACCGAGGTCGCCGCCAACTCCTGGCAGGTGCCGCTGGCCCTGGTGCTGCTCGCGCTGGCCGCCGCCGTCGCGCTGCCCCGACCCTGGTCGTTCCACGCCGCCGGCGTGCTGGTCGCGCTCGCCACCGTCGGCACCCCGGCGGCGCTCGGCCTGCCCTGGTGGTCACCGATCGTGGTCGGCTGCCTGGTCGCGATCGGGTACGGGATCGTCTCGGTGGCCGCCAACGATCCACAGGCGGCCACCGCCCGGGCCGGCGTCGCCGTGGCGGTCGCCCTGTACGCCATCGGCGCCAGCCTGGTCCGTCCGTGGACCACCGCCGCCGCGCTCGGTGTCGTGGTGCTGACCTGCGTGGTGGTGGCGGTACTCGCCCGGGTCGTCGCCACCGTGACGCTGGCCGACCAAACTGCTCAGGCTGACCAGGTCGACCAGGCAGGTAGCGGGCCGCCCGTCCCCAACCGGGAGTCGATGCCGGCGCACCTGTCGAAGATCGGTGGCGCGGCGACCGGGGCCGCGCTGCTGGCACTGCCCGGAGCGGTCGCCGCGCTGGCCGCCGCGCTCGGCTGGACCACGGAGATCGTGCTGACCGGGGCGTTGGCCGCCTCGGCGCTCGGCGTCGCCGTGCTGGCCATGGTCCGCCGCCGGGTCCCGCACTACCTGCCGTACGCCACCGTCGGGTTGGCCGCCGGCGCGACGGTCACCGCCCTCGCCTCGCTCCCGACCAGCCTGCCGACCGGCATGTACGCCGCCGGAGCCGCACTGCTCGGCGTACTCGCCGAACTGCTCCGGGCCGCCACCCCACCGCCGGTGGACCTGTCCCGGCCGAGTCGCCGATGGTCCGGGCTCGGCGGCCGGTGGAGCCAGCCGGGGCCGCTGGAGATCGGCCAGGAGTGGGCGATCAGCCCGGTCAAGGGAGCGTTGGCGGCCGCCGCGCTGCCCACCGCGCTGGCCGTCGCGGCGGTGGCGCCGACGCTGACCGCCGCACTGGTCGAGCCGTACCGCACCCTGACCGCGATCTGGCAAGGACCACCGGCCGGGCTGCTCGATCCGCCGGCCGCCGCCGTGGACCCGACCAACGTGCTCGCGGCGCTGCTGCTCACCGTCGCGGCGGCGCTGGCCGCGACCGGGTTCAACACCGGCCAGCCGGGCCAGGCGGTTCCGGTGGTACTGCCCGGCGTGGCGATCACCCTGCTGATCACCCCGATGTCGTTCGGCGTCGGCTGGCCGGCGGGCACCATGGCGGCGCTGCTGGTCTTCGCGGTCGCCATGGTCGGACTGGCGTTGACCGAACCGCCGCCGGACACCGAGCGGCACCGGCCGCTGCGCATCGCCCGCCGGCTGCTGTTCCTGATCGGCCTCGCCGCCGGTGGCGCCGGACTCGCCGGGGCGCTGGCCAACGATCAACTGACCGTCTTCACGCTGGGCAGCTCGGTGTGTGTCGGAGCGGTGTCCGCGTACGCCGGGCGCAGCCAGCCGGCCCGGATCCTCGGCTGGCTGTTCGCCTCGGTGATGGCGCAGATGTTCGTGCTGACCATGGGCCTCGTCGCCGGCCTTCCGCCGAGCTGGTCGGCGTTCGGCGTACTCGCCGTCGGTGCCGGCCTGCTGCTGTCCGCGACCCGGCTGCCCCGGCTCAGCCACCCCGAGGCGGTACGCGAGGCGGCGGTGGTCGAGTGGAGCAGCTACGCGGCCGCGCTGCTCGCACTGGCCCTGGCGTACGACTCGGCCGCGCATCTGGCCGGGCTGCTGGCCGCCTGGGGTGCGGTGCTCGGGGTGACGGCCACCCGGCCTGGCCGCCGCGCGATGGAGCGCCGGGTGCTGTTCTGGCTGGCGGTCGGCTGCGAGATCACCGCCTGGTGGATGCTGATGCGGATCACCGATGTGGCGCTCACCGAGGCGTACACCTTGCCGTTCGCCGTCCTCGCCCTGCTAGTCGGGGTGCTCGAGCTGCGGCACCGGCCGGACCTGAGCAGTTGGACGGCGTACGGGCCGGCACTGGCCGCGGCGTTCCTGCCCACCCTGGTACTGGTGATCAGCTCGGGGGAGAACAGTTTCCGGCAGGTCCTGTTGCTGCTCGGCGCGGTCGGCACCCTGCTGGTCGGGGCGATGAGTCAGCAGCAGGCCCCGGTGGTGGTCGGTACGGTGGTCAGCGCGGTGACCGCGTTGCACGCGTTGACCTTCTTCGGGCCGTGGCTGGTGCTGATCCCGGTCGGTCTGGTGCTGCTGGCGCTCGGGGCGAGCAGCGAGTGGCGCCGGCAGACCCAGGAGCGGGTGCGGGGCGCCCTGCGCGGCATGCGCTGA
- a CDS encoding UDP-glucose/GDP-mannose dehydrogenase family protein — protein MTIPYPNIQPVPAIAAVTPPSGAPRPRLTFLGTGYLGATYAICFAELGYEVIGYDVDADKIAKLSAGEVPFHEPGLDELLKRSLAAGRLRFTTDMAATADFGDVHFICVGTPQRADAMGADLSYVEAAVTGLAQHLTRKALIVGKSTVPVGTAEWIEQLVGKHASGDLGVEVAWSPEFLQEGFAVEDVLRPNRIVVGVRSEWANGMLYAAHKGVFDLAATEDREVPLVVTDFATAELVKVAANAFLATKISFINAMAEVCEVAGGDVTQLARAIGYDPRIGNRFLQAGVGFGGGCLPKDIRAFQARAQELGAGEALRFLHEVDLINQRRRSRVVQLAAELLGRRSGPAGPDLSGTTVAVLGATFKPNSDDVRDAPSLAVAAMLAKTGAQVRVFDPEGTENARRAQPDLTYVPSMVDAVRDADLVCVLTEWADFRNADPVALGELVAGRRVIDGRNCLDSTLWTGAGWQYRGMGRP, from the coding sequence GTGACCATCCCGTACCCGAACATCCAGCCCGTCCCGGCCATCGCGGCGGTGACCCCGCCGTCCGGTGCCCCCCGCCCGCGCCTGACCTTCCTCGGCACCGGCTACCTCGGCGCGACCTACGCCATCTGCTTCGCCGAACTCGGCTACGAGGTGATCGGCTACGACGTCGACGCCGACAAGATCGCCAAGCTGTCCGCAGGTGAGGTGCCCTTCCACGAGCCGGGTCTGGACGAGTTGCTCAAGCGGAGCCTGGCCGCCGGGCGGTTGCGGTTCACCACGGACATGGCCGCCACCGCCGATTTCGGCGACGTGCACTTCATCTGTGTGGGCACCCCGCAGCGGGCCGACGCGATGGGCGCGGACCTGTCCTACGTCGAGGCGGCGGTCACCGGCCTGGCCCAACACCTGACCCGTAAGGCGTTGATCGTCGGCAAGTCCACCGTGCCGGTCGGCACCGCCGAGTGGATCGAGCAGCTGGTCGGCAAGCACGCCTCGGGCGACCTGGGCGTCGAGGTGGCGTGGAGTCCGGAGTTCCTGCAGGAGGGCTTCGCCGTCGAGGACGTGCTGCGGCCGAACCGGATCGTGGTCGGGGTACGCAGCGAGTGGGCCAACGGCATGCTGTACGCCGCGCACAAAGGGGTGTTCGACCTGGCCGCCACCGAGGACCGGGAGGTGCCGTTGGTGGTGACCGACTTCGCCACCGCCGAGCTGGTGAAGGTCGCGGCGAACGCGTTCCTGGCCACGAAGATCTCGTTCATCAACGCGATGGCCGAGGTGTGTGAGGTGGCCGGCGGCGACGTCACCCAGTTGGCCCGGGCGATCGGCTACGACCCGCGGATCGGTAACCGGTTCCTGCAGGCCGGGGTCGGGTTCGGTGGTGGCTGTCTGCCGAAGGACATCCGGGCGTTCCAGGCTCGGGCGCAGGAGCTCGGCGCGGGTGAGGCGTTGCGGTTCCTGCACGAGGTGGATCTGATCAACCAGCGGCGGCGGTCCCGGGTGGTGCAGCTGGCGGCCGAGCTGCTGGGCCGCCGGTCCGGGCCGGCCGGGCCGGATCTGTCGGGCACGACGGTGGCGGTGCTGGGGGCGACGTTCAAACCCAACTCCGACGACGTCCGCGACGCGCCGTCGCTCGCGGTGGCGGCGATGCTGGCCAAGACCGGCGCGCAGGTGCGGGTCTTCGACCCCGAGGGTACGGAGAACGCCCGGCGGGCACAGCCGGACCTGACCTACGTACCGTCGATGGTCGACGCGGTCCGCGACGCCGACCTGGTCTGCGTCCTGACCGAGTGGGCCGACTTCCGTAACGCCGACCCGGTGGCGTTGGGTGAGCTGGTCGCCGGCCGCCGGGTGATCGACGGCCGGAACTGCCTCGATTCGACGTTGTGGACCGGCGCCGGCTGGCAGTACCGCGGCATGGGCCGCCCCTGA